Proteins from a single region of Amycolatopsis sp. CA-230715:
- a CDS encoding TnsA-like heteromeric transposase endonuclease subunit produces the protein MTGLRVTRGMSAGFDVGFVGERGAEVRVPLDDAAAVPFERSTPVRSFPSYKGQANYPGFYYAATMGAHVVFESWLERDTAMALDFDGEIVGFAAQPFWLSWPDTDRARSHAPDFFARTVDGTGIVVDCRPAKRVRPRDAAAFAATERACHEVGWRYQLVTGHDPLWLSNVRRLAAYRHPRCYREAMAVAMLGTFMTPMPLIAGVDRVGDRTAVLPTLFHLLWLGLLRTDLHARLDETSLVSVAVPA, from the coding sequence ATGACTGGGCTGCGTGTGACGCGCGGCATGAGCGCGGGGTTCGACGTCGGCTTCGTCGGCGAACGGGGCGCGGAGGTGCGGGTGCCTCTCGATGATGCGGCGGCTGTGCCCTTCGAGCGGTCGACGCCGGTGCGCTCGTTCCCGTCGTACAAGGGCCAAGCCAACTATCCGGGGTTCTACTACGCCGCAACCATGGGAGCGCACGTGGTATTCGAATCGTGGCTCGAGCGCGACACCGCGATGGCACTCGACTTCGATGGCGAGATCGTGGGCTTCGCGGCGCAGCCATTCTGGTTGTCCTGGCCCGACACCGACCGTGCGCGCTCGCACGCCCCAGACTTTTTCGCCCGCACCGTGGACGGCACCGGGATCGTGGTCGATTGCCGCCCCGCCAAGCGAGTGCGTCCGCGTGACGCTGCGGCGTTCGCTGCGACCGAACGCGCCTGTCACGAGGTTGGTTGGCGGTATCAGTTGGTCACCGGGCACGATCCGCTGTGGCTGTCGAACGTGCGCCGGCTGGCCGCCTACCGGCACCCGCGCTGCTATCGGGAAGCCATGGCCGTCGCGATGCTCGGCACGTTCATGACTCCGATGCCGTTGATTGCGGGCGTCGACCGTGTCGGGGATCGAACCGCGGTGCTGCCGACGTTGTTTCATCTGCTGTGGTTGGGATTGCTGCGGACTGACCTGCATGCGCGGCTCGACGAGACATCCTTGGTGTCGGTAGCGGTGCCCGCGTGA
- a CDS encoding AAA family ATPase, with translation MFDNARLNEHYPLLAALSDPLASAERDIIGRDHETLQLLASMSRPELCNALLLAEAGTGKTALVQATMLRDQDRLYLEVDLARMISKAGDGGLMAAMLKDVFDEAERFATDERRALVLFIDEIHQLVQLSAAAVEAIKPVLAASGSRGIRIIAATTYDEFHQHLAGNQALVERLHRINLTPPDQDTTISILRGMAERYGIADQFDDDHLYRQVYEYTQRYMPASAQPRKSILVLDSMIGWHRLTRRPLDRQLLGDVLMESLNVNVAFNVDGAKIKQQLDARVISQDLATSAVARRLQLSVADLNDKGRPEASFLFTGSTGVGKTELAKQLARLLFGDDQRHLIRFDMSEYARDESLASFRSELTKKVWDLSHAVLLFDEVEKASAMVTRVLLQVLDDGRLSDDHHREVSFLNTYVVLTTNAGSEIYRSVAHYAGDDTGSGTHLGAYQKLIRRSISETTGDNRFPPELLGRIDAIVPFQPLSLATQQKIVHAKLRTLVHDVFLKHNVHVVVDKKVLRYLVEDKGDTDSDAGGARVAVAKMTDEVTTAVATFINEHPSRRRIRIEVVGDLVSDDKTLLSSDARIEVRALA, from the coding sequence ATGTTCGACAACGCACGGCTCAACGAGCACTACCCCCTTCTGGCCGCGCTGTCGGATCCTCTCGCGTCAGCCGAGCGGGACATCATCGGCCGCGATCACGAAACGCTGCAACTGCTGGCTTCGATGAGCCGTCCCGAACTGTGCAACGCCCTGCTCCTGGCCGAGGCCGGTACCGGTAAGACGGCCTTGGTGCAGGCCACCATGCTGCGCGACCAGGATCGCCTCTACTTGGAGGTCGATCTGGCGCGGATGATCTCGAAGGCCGGCGATGGCGGTCTCATGGCCGCGATGCTCAAAGACGTCTTCGACGAGGCGGAGCGGTTCGCCACAGACGAACGGCGTGCACTGGTGCTCTTCATCGACGAGATCCACCAGCTTGTCCAGCTTTCCGCCGCGGCCGTCGAGGCGATCAAACCCGTGCTGGCGGCTTCGGGCTCGCGCGGCATCCGCATCATCGCCGCGACGACCTACGACGAGTTCCACCAGCACCTCGCGGGTAACCAGGCTCTCGTCGAACGCCTCCACCGCATCAACCTCACTCCCCCGGACCAGGACACGACAATCTCGATCCTGCGGGGGATGGCCGAACGGTACGGGATCGCCGACCAGTTCGACGACGACCACCTCTATCGTCAGGTCTACGAGTACACGCAACGCTACATGCCGGCCAGCGCCCAGCCGCGCAAGTCGATCCTGGTGCTCGACTCCATGATCGGCTGGCACCGTCTCACCCGCCGTCCCCTGGACCGGCAGCTGCTCGGCGACGTGCTCATGGAATCGCTCAACGTCAACGTGGCCTTCAACGTCGACGGCGCGAAGATCAAGCAGCAGCTGGACGCGCGAGTGATCAGCCAGGACTTGGCGACGAGTGCGGTAGCGCGACGCCTGCAGCTCTCCGTGGCCGATCTCAATGACAAGGGGCGGCCGGAGGCGAGCTTCCTGTTCACCGGGTCCACCGGCGTCGGCAAGACGGAACTCGCCAAACAGCTCGCGCGGTTACTCTTCGGCGACGACCAGCGGCATCTCATCAGGTTCGACATGAGCGAATACGCCAGGGACGAGTCACTCGCGAGCTTCCGCTCGGAGCTGACGAAGAAGGTCTGGGACCTCTCGCACGCCGTGTTGCTCTTCGACGAGGTCGAGAAGGCGTCGGCGATGGTCACGCGGGTGCTGTTGCAGGTCCTCGACGACGGCCGCCTCTCCGATGACCACCACCGCGAGGTCAGCTTCCTCAACACCTACGTCGTGCTCACGACCAACGCCGGCTCCGAGATCTACCGTTCCGTGGCGCACTACGCCGGAGACGACACGGGTTCGGGTACACACCTCGGGGCCTACCAGAAGCTCATCCGGCGGTCGATCTCCGAGACCACGGGCGACAATCGCTTCCCACCCGAGCTTCTGGGGCGCATCGACGCGATCGTGCCCTTCCAGCCGTTGTCACTGGCCACCCAGCAGAAGATCGTGCACGCCAAGCTGCGCACGTTGGTGCACGACGTGTTCCTCAAACACAACGTGCACGTCGTGGTGGACAAGAAGGTCCTCCGGTATCTCGTCGAGGACAAGGGCGATACGGACTCCGACGCCGGTGGCGCACGAGTCGCGGTGGCGAAGATGACCGACGAAGTCACCACCGCGGTGGCGACCTTCATCAACGAGCACCCTTCCCGGCGGCGAATCCGGATCGAGGTGGTCGGCGACCTGGTCAGCGACGACAAGACCCTGCTCAGCTCGGACGCCCGCATCGAAGTGCGCGCACTGGCCTGA
- a CDS encoding helix-turn-helix transcriptional regulator, whose amino-acid sequence MNSLDPLDPLDPLPTDVFARRLRQERERRNISQAELARRVSAVLGMNVDPSTITRIEQARRAARVDEVVAAAKVLDVPVAVLLSDDPVGENEAWLRRAFAELAREQQRLDQTRLNIRRLSREIQAVAACADPQSVLDLRLRDDLDARVSDEESTP is encoded by the coding sequence ATGAACTCGCTGGACCCGCTGGACCCGCTGGACCCGCTACCCACCGACGTGTTCGCCCGCCGTCTGCGCCAGGAGCGGGAACGTCGTAACATCAGCCAGGCCGAGCTTGCCCGGCGTGTCAGCGCGGTGCTCGGCATGAACGTCGACCCGTCGACGATCACACGCATCGAGCAGGCCAGGCGCGCGGCTCGGGTCGACGAGGTGGTCGCCGCCGCCAAAGTGCTGGACGTGCCCGTCGCCGTCCTGCTCTCGGACGATCCCGTCGGTGAGAACGAGGCGTGGCTGCGGCGCGCCTTCGCCGAGCTCGCGCGGGAGCAGCAGCGTTTGGATCAGACGCGGCTGAACATCCGACGACTGTCCCGGGAGATCCAGGCGGTCGCTGCCTGTGCCGACCCCCAGTCCGTGCTCGACCTGCGGTTGCGAGATGACCTCGACGCCCGGGTGTCTGACGAGGAATCCACGCCATAG
- a CDS encoding phage tail tip lysozyme produces MASAAAGAVRGSAAELIAGGSLAAPTTKRLSAGGTSYDRDAEDAGTGPGATTLKAAAAAGTAAAPPAMTMVLFAAFLAWLKSMFFAALALMANVGSMLWSFLASVVKAVLHTITAPFIAIGTFVANTVGAVFGVAVSAVVAPAAAAISGVAVGAMVVALVAAAVAGVLDTTALTEGRLDSGAHHCAADAQDRNDGGGLGVVVPANTEANAKTVYSVLKGWGMPDENIAGILGNWSQESGIDPTSVESIFTEPYTLGPRKKAAWAGNFTHVPGQAHGGIGLGQWSNGRTMLLLDYARAKNVDWFTIQTQLAFMVQGDNPGDVAVFTSMITAKQPSPSAAAYHFHGAWERSADDASRTALRARAAEMWFARMSGWKADGAVAGSVATIVGQAVTSASTAIATNSGDCGDTNSHRDTGSGGLTPKSGGMTQDEAQKMVDLFNTEGDKFLDARYGDTGGPGSCGSNHAENCVSFSTYFANKYTTYQSYPRGNGITTAGTIAHDMGKQLSPTPTPYSIGSGPSSSPAGHTLVVLGVQGDRLILGEAGYCEFMGRVRVGSAQSMAATGWRFVDLSDSLLPADKITKS; encoded by the coding sequence GTGGCGAGCGCCGCCGCCGGAGCGGTCCGGGGTAGCGCGGCGGAACTCATCGCGGGCGGCTCGCTCGCCGCCCCGACGACGAAGCGCCTCAGCGCCGGAGGCACCAGCTACGACCGCGACGCGGAGGACGCCGGCACCGGGCCGGGCGCGACAACGCTCAAAGCGGCCGCCGCCGCGGGAACCGCCGCCGCTCCCCCGGCCATGACGATGGTGCTGTTCGCGGCGTTCCTCGCCTGGCTGAAATCCATGTTCTTCGCGGCCCTGGCGCTCATGGCCAACGTCGGCAGCATGCTGTGGTCGTTTCTGGCGAGCGTGGTCAAGGCGGTCCTCCACACGATCACCGCACCGTTCATCGCGATCGGGACCTTCGTCGCCAACACCGTCGGCGCGGTATTCGGCGTCGCCGTGTCCGCGGTGGTCGCGCCCGCGGCGGCGGCGATCTCGGGCGTGGCAGTCGGGGCCATGGTGGTCGCGCTGGTGGCCGCCGCCGTAGCCGGTGTTCTCGACACGACCGCGTTGACCGAGGGCAGACTCGATTCCGGCGCCCACCACTGCGCGGCCGATGCCCAGGACCGCAACGATGGCGGTGGGCTAGGTGTCGTGGTCCCGGCGAACACCGAGGCGAACGCCAAGACCGTCTATTCGGTACTCAAGGGCTGGGGAATGCCGGACGAGAACATCGCCGGGATCCTGGGCAACTGGAGCCAGGAATCGGGAATCGACCCGACCTCGGTGGAAAGCATCTTCACCGAGCCCTACACACTCGGGCCCCGCAAGAAGGCCGCGTGGGCGGGCAACTTCACCCACGTACCGGGACAGGCCCACGGTGGAATCGGCCTGGGGCAATGGTCGAACGGCCGCACGATGCTGTTGCTGGACTACGCCAGGGCCAAGAACGTCGACTGGTTCACGATCCAAACTCAGCTCGCGTTCATGGTGCAGGGCGACAATCCGGGCGACGTGGCCGTGTTCACCAGCATGATCACGGCGAAGCAGCCCTCACCGTCCGCCGCGGCCTACCACTTTCACGGCGCCTGGGAACGATCCGCCGACGACGCGAGCCGAACGGCGTTACGCGCGAGGGCGGCGGAGATGTGGTTCGCCAGGATGAGCGGCTGGAAAGCCGACGGCGCGGTCGCCGGGAGTGTCGCGACCATCGTCGGACAAGCCGTGACCAGCGCGAGCACCGCCATCGCCACGAACTCCGGCGACTGCGGCGACACGAACTCCCACCGCGACACCGGCAGTGGCGGACTCACCCCGAAGAGCGGCGGGATGACCCAGGACGAAGCACAGAAGATGGTCGACCTGTTCAACACCGAAGGGGACAAGTTCCTCGACGCCCGCTACGGCGACACCGGAGGTCCTGGGTCGTGCGGCAGCAACCATGCCGAGAACTGCGTCAGCTTCTCGACCTACTTCGCCAACAAGTACACGACCTACCAGTCCTATCCCCGAGGCAACGGGATCACGACCGCGGGCACGATCGCCCACGACATGGGCAAGCAGTTGTCGCCGACCCCGACTCCGTATTCGATCGGGTCGGGCCCGAGCTCCAGCCCAGCCGGTCACACCCTCGTGGTACTCGGCGTACAGGGCGATCGGCTGATCCTGGGCGAGGCGGGCTACTGCGAGTTCATGGGCCGAGTCCGTGTAGGGAGTGCCCAGTCGATGGCGGCCACAGGCTGGCGATTCGTGGACCTCTCGGACTCACTGCTCCCCGCCGACAAAATCACGAAGTCCTGA
- the mobL gene encoding relaxase MobL, which yields MGLKQSVVIVNEFSVPEPDGTGSRGATPGDYVTRYLARAQATETLAPIQRSPTDAFLLRYLARESAVERPGLSRKAVKAAMRHAQGAGGVAFGHGSVSMSDEQLRAAAQNIQRGFDNGKTVLKTVISFDEAYLKRHGIVDQAFHCRDRGDYRGHIDQMKLRMAIMHGLDRMSAGSSGFDDLRYVGVLQVDTEHVHCHLAMIDAGTGTLTKNGTQRGKLLDRHKTRLRRGIDTWLDQKQAVAHLSSAVGYERRNVTTFMKRWGHERIRAEALPQFLLACLPDDRTLWRAGSRDARMRKANQLVTDLVVEQLERPGSPMPAAMATIVGYADQRRDSEDLSTEDWQRLIDRGRDQIIERAVNGVYQALRALPEAELRVRTPMLEIMSMDYARMAALASERQTQPRDERGAETDLVSFGFRLRGYASRLRHHTDRAAAYRDLAHQWERAEKASVATEDSRPLYDFYRFEADFHRRLTSKYQQLLPFLTDVGQWYDQQRDVADYGQRLLSLIALRHDTALQRMTLAERAEQVGREIYDQPGGRYLTTGQAGRAVLDSRIATMKRIYRERLDTLRADLSSSGLTLRIGPAGASAAEHDEPSSELTVVPLPQYGFDEVKGLDLHHLGYDFPHDVEIGPTAHRSFVTAATERRRLLLAAMTYLDESGQPEAIPDLPVDDVAAMTRVSRELSSSVGHSAPGSLVLRSKIARTHAGPDPVARPRRSTTSSLDAGLAVRVQTRIDAAVTSGDAIHHQRTDAPDLSTGMHNES from the coding sequence ATGGGACTGAAGCAATCGGTGGTGATCGTCAACGAATTCAGCGTGCCGGAGCCCGACGGCACGGGATCCCGCGGGGCGACGCCCGGTGACTACGTGACCCGGTACCTGGCCCGCGCCCAGGCCACCGAGACGCTAGCCCCGATTCAGCGCTCGCCCACCGACGCGTTCCTCCTGCGCTACCTGGCCCGCGAGAGCGCCGTCGAGCGACCCGGCCTCTCCCGCAAGGCGGTCAAGGCAGCGATGCGGCACGCCCAGGGCGCCGGTGGCGTCGCGTTCGGCCACGGCTCGGTGTCGATGTCCGATGAGCAGCTCCGCGCCGCGGCCCAAAACATTCAGCGGGGTTTCGACAACGGCAAGACCGTGCTCAAGACCGTCATCTCCTTCGATGAGGCGTACTTGAAGCGACACGGCATCGTCGATCAGGCCTTCCACTGCCGCGACCGCGGTGACTACCGCGGCCACATCGACCAGATGAAGCTGCGAATGGCGATCATGCACGGCCTGGACCGGATGAGCGCCGGCAGCAGCGGTTTCGACGACCTGCGCTACGTCGGCGTGCTCCAGGTCGACACCGAACACGTGCACTGCCACCTGGCCATGATCGACGCCGGCACGGGGACCCTCACCAAGAACGGCACCCAGCGCGGCAAGCTGTTGGATCGCCACAAGACCCGGCTTCGCCGCGGCATCGACACCTGGCTCGATCAGAAACAGGCCGTGGCGCACCTGTCCAGCGCGGTCGGCTACGAACGCCGCAACGTCACGACCTTCATGAAACGGTGGGGCCACGAGCGCATCCGCGCCGAGGCGCTGCCCCAGTTCTTGCTGGCCTGCCTGCCCGACGACCGCACCCTCTGGCGCGCCGGCTCCCGCGACGCGCGCATGCGCAAGGCGAATCAGCTGGTCACCGACCTGGTTGTCGAACAGCTCGAACGCCCCGGATCCCCCATGCCCGCGGCGATGGCCACGATCGTCGGCTACGCCGACCAGCGACGCGACAGCGAGGATCTGTCCACCGAGGACTGGCAGCGGCTGATCGACCGCGGCCGGGACCAGATCATCGAGCGAGCGGTCAACGGCGTGTACCAGGCACTGCGAGCGCTTCCCGAGGCCGAGCTGCGGGTGCGCACACCGATGCTGGAGATCATGAGCATGGACTACGCCCGGATGGCGGCGCTGGCGTCGGAGCGGCAGACACAACCTCGGGACGAGCGCGGCGCCGAGACCGATCTGGTCTCGTTCGGATTCCGGTTGCGCGGCTACGCCTCGCGTCTTCGTCACCACACGGACCGAGCCGCCGCCTACCGCGACCTGGCGCACCAGTGGGAGCGGGCGGAGAAGGCCTCCGTGGCGACCGAGGACTCCCGGCCGCTCTACGACTTCTACCGTTTCGAAGCCGACTTTCACCGGCGGCTGACGAGCAAGTACCAGCAGCTTCTGCCGTTTCTCACCGACGTGGGCCAGTGGTATGACCAGCAGCGTGATGTCGCGGACTACGGGCAACGTCTGCTCTCGCTCATCGCTTTGCGCCACGACACCGCGCTGCAGCGCATGACACTCGCCGAGCGAGCCGAGCAGGTCGGCCGGGAGATCTACGACCAGCCCGGCGGCCGGTATCTCACGACGGGGCAGGCGGGCCGCGCCGTCCTGGACAGCCGAATCGCGACGATGAAACGGATCTACCGCGAGCGTCTGGACACACTGCGCGCCGACCTGTCGTCCTCAGGCTTGACGCTGCGCATCGGCCCAGCAGGCGCGTCGGCCGCGGAACACGACGAACCCAGCTCGGAACTCACCGTCGTCCCGCTTCCGCAGTACGGCTTCGACGAGGTCAAAGGTCTCGACTTGCACCACCTCGGCTACGACTTCCCACACGACGTCGAGATCGGACCGACCGCGCATCGGAGCTTCGTCACGGCAGCGACCGAGCGCCGCCGACTGCTCCTGGCCGCGATGACCTACCTCGACGAATCCGGCCAGCCCGAGGCGATCCCCGACCTTCCGGTGGACGACGTCGCCGCCATGACGCGCGTCTCTCGTGAACTGTCGAGCTCAGTCGGCCACAGCGCCCCGGGGTCGCTGGTGCTGCGCTCGAAGATCGCCCGCACGCACGCCGGACCTGATCCGGTGGCCCGCCCGCGGAGGTCGACGACGTCGTCGCTGGACGCGGGCCTCGCCGTTCGCGTTCAGACACGCATCGATGCCGCCGTGACCAGCGGAGACGCGATCCACCATCAGAGAACCGACGCTCCCGACCTATCGACAGGCATGCATAACGAGTCGTAA